Below is a genomic region from Leptospira yasudae.
TTTCCATCAGAGATTCCAAACGGGTTTCCAACTCGGACAGGTTTACGCTTTCCAACCGGGAATTCTGATACGCTTCTTTTACCGCGGGTCCGATTTCGCCCAAAAGTTTCGGAGTTCTTTGATGGGAAAGATAGGCGGCGACGGAATAGATCGTGGTGGCGACAACGGAAGCATACAATAATTCTAATTCTCTTAACAAATACGCGGAAACCAAAAGAAGAGTAACGCTTGCACCTCCGCATAAAATCATGAGAAGAAAACGTCCGCCCGGTTCTTTTTTCAATTGGCTGATCGTAAACAAAGAACGGGTTTCCCAAAAGATAAACGCATAATATGCAAGATTGATGATAAATCCAGCGAGAAACAATAGATCCCAGACGCTCGTCGTCGATTTCCGAAAGTAATCTTCGGGACGATGCGGAAACCATTCCGGCATCGCGAACGAACAAATCGGAATCAGCAACGTTAAGAATATGCCGGGCAGATACAACCATCGATCGGAACGCCAAACGTAAGAATCCTTTACGTTCGCCGAAAACAAACTGTACATGCCCGCACCCAAATACCAGGAACAGGGAATATACATATAATTGAAACAACGCGTCTCGAACCGGACGTCCTTCAGGATGAAATAAACGTATAAGAATAGAATCGAACCGCAGAGGTTTAAAAGAAAGACGAGACGGTTCTGAATCCCGAACGGATTTCGAAGCAACGCCCCCGTGCCGATCAACAACCCGAATACCGTTCCGAAAAATACCGTTTCCGTAAGAATGGAAGACACGAGTTCAGATGGAACTCGACCTCGGATTCTCAGTCCAGAATTTTTTTACCAATGGATCGAAAACGAATATGAACGTCGGTTTATTTTTTGGGAAGAATCACGTGAAAGATCGTTCTACCCGGTTCCGATTCGAGTTCGATTCTTCC
It encodes:
- a CDS encoding helix-turn-helix domain-containing protein; amino-acid sequence: MSSILTETVFFGTVFGLLIGTGALLRNPFGIQNRLVFLLNLCGSILFLYVYFILKDVRFETRCFNYMYIPCSWYLGAGMYSLFSANVKDSYVWRSDRWLYLPGIFLTLLIPICSFAMPEWFPHRPEDYFRKSTTSVWDLLFLAGFIINLAYYAFIFWETRSLFTISQLKKEPGGRFLLMILCGGASVTLLLVSAYLLRELELLYASVVATTIYSVAAYLSHQRTPKLLGEIGPAVKEAYQNSRLESVNLSELETRLESLMEKEKLYLQEDLDLSTLAEKLDLKSYQLTEYLNSRKGMNFSKFINAYRVQEAAKLLKTEEGANILSVAYRSGFNSKATFNLAFKSVFGTSPREYLRQSRTARRDG